A window from Hemicordylus capensis ecotype Gifberg chromosome 2, rHemCap1.1.pri, whole genome shotgun sequence encodes these proteins:
- the GALR2 gene encoding galanin receptor type 2 codes for MPLSSKMNRSLPQLNSSGSGESNSWQLVSIIIPLVYALIFLVGTVGNSLVLAVLLRNGQVNNTTNLFILNLGVADLCFIVFCVPFQATIYTLDDWIFGSLMCKAVHFFIYLTMYASSFTLTTVSLDRYWAIRYPLHSRELRTPRNALAAICLIWGLSFIFSGPYISYYQEFQIANVTVCHPSWKSSQRKIMDLCTFVFSYVIPVLILSLTYLRTIRYLWTSVDPIKDVSDSKKGKRKVTRMIIIVAVLFCLCWLPHHLVILCFWFGYFPLNNATYVLRILSHLISYANSCVNPIVYALVSKHFRKGFKKIFSCILRKRVTNKVLVAQVTHTVSTLEADLTEVIHVSEPSHARASSCCQIPIQTWAETEQLSRQEKVANSSITFNVT; via the exons ATGCCTCTTTCTTCCAAGATGAACAGATCATTGCCCCAGCTAAACTCTTCTGGTAGTGGTGAGAGCAACAGTTGGCAGCTGGTGTCCATCATAATCCCCCTTGTGTATGCTCTGATTTTCCTAGTAGGCACGGTGGGCAACTCTCTGGTGCTGGCAGTGCTGCTGAGGAATGGGCAAGTCAACAATACCACCAATCTCTTCATCCTCAATCTGGGAGTGGCCGATCTATGCTTTATTGTCTTCTGCGTGCCCTTCCAGGCCACCATCTACACTCTGGATGACTGGATCTTTGGGTCGCTCATGTGCAAAGCAGTGCATTTCTTCATCTACCTGACCATGTATGCCAGCAGCTTCACCCTCACGACTGTATCCTTGGACAG GTATTGGGCCATAAGGTACCCTCTGCATTCAAGAGAACTAAGAACCCCCAGGAATGCTCTCGCAGCCATTTGCCTCATCTGGGGTCTTTCCTTCATCTTCTCTGGACCTTATATCAGTTACTACCAGGAGTTCCAGATAGCCAACGTTACTGTTTGCCATCCCAGTTGGAAAAGCTCTCAGCGCAAAATTATGGACCTTTGCACGTTTGTCTTCAGTTATGTCATTCCGGTGTTGATCCTGAGCCTCACCTATCTGAGGACCATCCGTTATCTCTGGACATCTGTGGACCCCATTAAAGACGTGTCTGATTCTAAGAAGGGCAAGCGCAAGGTCACTCGGATGATCATCATTGTGGCCGTCCTCTTCTGTCTCTGCTGGCTGCCTCATCATCTGGTTATCCTCTGTTTTTGGTTTGGCTACTTCCCACTAAACAATGCTACCTACGTGCTTAGGATCCTCTCTCACCTGATTTCATATGCCAACTCCTGTGTCAACCCCATTGTCTATGCCCTGGTATCCAAGCATTTCCGTAAGGGATTCAAGAAAATCTTCAGCTGCATCTTGCGCAAGAGAGTGACCAACAAAGTCCTTGTGGCACAGGTGACCCACACAGTTAGTACCTTGGAAGCAGATCTGACAGAGGTTATACATGTCAGTGAGCCCTCACATGCCAGggcctccagttgctgccagatCCCTATCCAGACATGGGCTGAGACAGAGCAGCTGAGTCGCCAAGAGAAAGTTGCCAATTCTTCCATCACTTTCAACGTTACTTAG